The Mesorhizobium sp. INR15 region CAGCGCTTCGGCCGTCATTACGCCGATCGCCGCATGGCTGATCATCAGGGAGCGTCCAAGTGCACTGATCCTTTTCGTCGCAATTCTGACGTCGTGGGATCGGCCCTCCTGGCGCCGGCCTTAGCGAATTACTCCGAAAGGACAACCCATGGACCGCAACTTTGCGGCTGATCTCGCGCGGCTATCGCCCGGCACGTCAAAGGCATTGTCGGGGCGCGTTCGAAATCACGATGCGACGCGAACCATTTCGTTTGTCAGTCAGGGCCTGAAGGTCATTAAGCGAAAACTGCAGCGAGTAACGGTATTTCGACTTCGCTTCGTAGACGCCTTCAGCATCGATCGACACGGTCATCAGCCCATTTGGATCTACCTCAATATCTTCTCGAAGCAGAGGCCTGTTGAAGATTATTCGTGACTTCCCCTGTCGCTTCGATGGCTCAACCTGAACAAGCATTGGGACTGCTCCGCTAATTGTCCCGTATCGGGACAGGTGCCTTTTCTGAAGGGGCAAGCAGCAAGTTTCAGGCCAATACCCAAACATCGAAAGGAACCGTCATGGCTATATCCCGTGAAAAGGAATCGCTTGCCAAAGTGCTCGCACGAGGGCGGGTATTCTAACCACCCACAACACCCTGGCGGCCCGACAATGAAGGGCGTTACTCAGCGCGTCTATGATGGCTACCGCCGAGGCAATGGCATGGTCCCACGCCCGGTGAAGGGCATAACGGCCGACGAGATCAACGCCATCTATGATCGCCAGCATTGGGATGCCGTCCAGGGAGATTTACGCCGTCGAAGAATACCACCTGATGGCCGCCGTGCGCGAAATGGGAAAGCCGGCGTTCGCCCTGATGGCGGACAGAAAGACAAGCAAGTACGTCGGTTCGGCCTTCATCAATACCAGCCGCGCGATCCGTGAGCGGTTGTGGCACCGCTCCAAGCCAATGCCGGCCCGGCGCTGAAAGCGCCTGAAGCGGCCGGCGACGAATGGGTCAAGCCCGGCACGATCATCGGTCGCGTAATGAGCTTGCATGGCGAGGATGAACTGCGGCCTGCTTCGCTGCAGGATTTCCGGGAGGAAGGTTGATGGCCGTAACGAAAAAGATCAGGAGCGCGTCGCCTACGCTTGGATGTACAGCAACTAGGCCAGCAAAGACCGCAAGGATCTGGCGGTTCCAGGCTATTGGCAAGAGAATGCCGACGCATGGCTACTGGGGCACGAAGGCTTTAGTTGCCCGGGAACCGCCAAGACCAACCGTATGAGTGATCAAATGGAAGCTGAGCTCGACGCATCGTCGGTCAACAGCTCACCGGAATTACCCGTTATCCTCATTAAGCATAGGCTAAGATATATTCCCATACAGTGACCTGGGGCGGCAGTGGGGATTGCTTTGAATTACGCTAGAAGCCGAATCGCAAAGATCAGGAAAGAGCGCCGCGCGGTTCTCCGCGAGGTGTACCTTCCGACATGTGCGCCAATTCTGGCCGCTATGGCCCATCCCACACGTCTCCTGATAATGGCTTATCTCATTGAGGCCGACTCGACCGTCTCGGACCTCATGGCTAAAATTGGCGGCAGCCAGTCAACTGTATCGCGGCATTTGAAAAAGATGAGGAAGCCTGGGCTGATAGATTGCCGCAAGGAAGGCACTTGGCGGGTCTATTTTTGCAACTCAGTCGAAGCCAGAATGATTCTCAGAGTGATATTGGGGCTGGTCGACGAAGGACGCATCTCTCACATACCTCGCATATCCTAAAGAAGACGATTACAGTCACATTGTCCAACCGCTTGAACCGGTCAAACCGCTTGCAACGGAGGCCGCTATGGCGCAGGGCATATCTGCCGCCAACTGAAGTTGCGCGGAGGTGCCAAGCGATTTTGCGCGCACACATTTCGGCCCTGACACCCCTGCGATGGAATGGGATTTGCAAACACGCCTCAGGTGCGAGGTCGCAAATCGAAGGCTGTCGGCCTGATCTAGACGACGGACTCGAATAGGATGTCAGGCATGGGGCAGAACCTCTATGCCAAGGCTAGATGGCATATAGCAAATTGGGCACGCCGCAAACGGCTTATTTTGACGGTTCTCCAAAAAGCCGAGCTCAGCCGTTGACATTCTTGGTACGCCAAGGAGAATTAAACCCCTGTTGCCGCCGTGAAAGGGCGTTGAACGATGGTGAAGTTCGTTCAAAGCCTTCCATTATGTTGACCGCAGCAATCATCAGAGCAGGTCCATAGCGAAACCAAATTCTGTAGATATGCTGTAGCTAAGCCATTTTCCGGATCTTTTTAGGATCGACTAAGTCTTTGAAAGTGTTGGCTCCCCGCCGAATTCGAACCAGCGACTTTGTCTCATCCCGTCGTGTGCCGTCCGAATCAATGCCATTTCGGTTGATGGGTATTTTGGCGGGTAGAATTTAATAAATACAAATTATCAAACAAAATCAATTACATCTGGCGGAGGAAGTGGGATTCGAACCCACGGTGAGCTTGCACCCACGCCGGTTTTCAAGACCGGTGCCTTAAACCGCTCGGCCATTCCTCCAAACCATTGAACCCGTTGATTTTATCGATCTCGTAGAAAGTCAGGATCGATATCCGCATCTAGGTTGCAATCACTGGGTCGCACGGATCGCGTTTATAGCCTTGCAAGGCACGCCGTCAACTTTTCCCTGATGCATGGTCGTGCATTCCTCGTGCCGCGTGACAATCCATCTTCGCATTGGCTAATGTAGCTCGGGGAAATTGGGGTGGATGGCATGGCGCATCAGCGTCGCAAGGCTGAATCGACTGCAGAGCAACCGCCTGAAACGATGGACGTTTCGCCAAAGCCGCAGGGGCGGCAGGGACGACTGCGCGACCGGTTTTCACTTGCTGGCTTCGACACATGGTCGACCACGGTCCGCAGCATCTTTCTCAATGCGCTTTTCCTGATCGCGATCCTCGTCGTCGTTCCGGTGCTCGTCGGCCAGTTCCGCCGTGACGAGGTGGTTATCGAGCCAATCGCCGTGCCCGAGGCACTGAGCAAGGAAGGCCTGACCGCCGACGTGGCGGCAAGCCGTATCTGGGACGGACTTCAGGACGTTACGGCCAAGGCGAAGACCAGCAAGGCAAGCATAAGCGCTATCCCGCAGTCTCGCCGCGTCGAGTTTTCCTTCCCTGATTCCGGCTTTTCGATCGAATCGCTGATCTTTCACGTGCGGCGGCTGTTCAACGCCTATGAGACACGCATTTCGGGAGAGTTCGTCTGTTCCGACAGCGAGTGTGCCCGGGCGGGCCTTCGGCTGCGGCTGCGCGTTGTTCGCGACACCGTCGAAATCATCGATCTGCCGCCAATCGGCGACCAGCCCGAGCGGCAGTATTTCGCGGATGCTGCCTCGAATGTCATGGCGAACCTTGATCCGTTCGTAGCCATTGCGGCGGACGCCGAGAAAGAGCCGTTGCGAGCGACAACCCTGGCACGGCGACTGATCCGCTCGCACCACAAGGATGCGAAATGGGCGTATAATCTCGTCGGCCTCATCCGCTACAATGCCAGCGACCTGCCAGCGGCCATCGAGGATTTTCGCGCGGCCATCGCCCTCGATACTGGCTTCTTGCCGGCGCGCCTTAATCTGGGAAACGTGCTGCGTGTTTCTGGCGATCTCGATGGAGCCGAGGCCGAATTCAGCGAAGTGCGTAGCCGCGATGCGCACAGCGCGCTTGCTATCGAAGGCTTCTCCGATGTGGCAATGGCGCGAAAGAAGCCCGACGAGGCCATCGCATTCCTGATCCAGGCGGCCGATCTCGATCCGGAAAATCCGCGCTATTATGCCAAGGCAGGAAAGATCGAACTCGACCGCCGCAACAAGGACAAGGGCGTCAGTCTGTTGCGCCGTTCGCTGGAACTCGACCCCGGATACATCGTGTCCTTCGCCTATCTTGCATCCATGTATATTGGTGACGGCAATTACGAGGAGGCGGAAAAGGTTTTTCGCGACGCGGCCGACTATTCGCCTTCCAATGCCGAGGCGCAGGCCCAGGATGCCAACCTGCTCGCTCTGCTGCACAAGTGGGACGCCGCCGCTGAGCGGTATGACCGCGCCAGGACAATTGAACCCGGCAATGCGGCCTATTGGCTGGAATATGCCCGCTGCCTTCAGGCGCTTGGAAAGCAGAAGGAAGCCTTGGCGGCGCTGGATACGGCCGTGAAACTCGCGCCCGACAACGCTGAAATCTACAGTGCGCTTGGTGACAGCTATCGCGGCACCGATCGCAAACCCGAAGCAATAGCCGCCTACAAGAAGTTCCTTGAGTTGGATAAAACCAACGCACCGAGCAGGCCGATCATTCAACGCTTCATTGAAATCCTCTCCGGCTAATCCGCGCAACATCGGCAATCGCGGTCACAATCTTGCCCGGTTTCGGTCACAATCGGTTAATATCGTGATAAACAATTCCTGCGCACAAAGGATCGGGGTTCAAGGCGTTGTTGGGTTCGGTCGAGTGAGTGCTTTGGCTCCTCAGATGTTCAAGCGGCGTCTTTCGTTGAGACTGTAGGGGACATCAGGAAAATGCAGGCTATGGCGCACCCGCGTCTTCGTCGCGCTGCTACGGTCGCGCTGCTCGCCGCATCAGCGGCCTTGCTGGCGGCTTGCGCGTCGCAGCCTGAGCCCAAAGCCATGGTCTACAAGAAGACCCGTTCCAAGGAATATTTCGCCGAAGCCGAAT contains the following coding sequences:
- a CDS encoding lipopolysaccharide assembly protein LapB; this encodes MAHQRRKAESTAEQPPETMDVSPKPQGRQGRLRDRFSLAGFDTWSTTVRSIFLNALFLIAILVVVPVLVGQFRRDEVVIEPIAVPEALSKEGLTADVAASRIWDGLQDVTAKAKTSKASISAIPQSRRVEFSFPDSGFSIESLIFHVRRLFNAYETRISGEFVCSDSECARAGLRLRLRVVRDTVEIIDLPPIGDQPERQYFADAASNVMANLDPFVAIAADAEKEPLRATTLARRLIRSHHKDAKWAYNLVGLIRYNASDLPAAIEDFRAAIALDTGFLPARLNLGNVLRVSGDLDGAEAEFSEVRSRDAHSALAIEGFSDVAMARKKPDEAIAFLIQAADLDPENPRYYAKAGKIELDRRNKDKGVSLLRRSLELDPGYIVSFAYLASMYIGDGNYEEAEKVFRDAADYSPSNAEAQAQDANLLALLHKWDAAAERYDRARTIEPGNAAYWLEYARCLQALGKQKEALAALDTAVKLAPDNAEIYSALGDSYRGTDRKPEAIAAYKKFLELDKTNAPSRPIIQRFIEILSG
- a CDS encoding ArsR/SmtB family transcription factor, whose amino-acid sequence is MAYLIEADSTVSDLMAKIGGSQSTVSRHLKKMRKPGLIDCRKEGTWRVYFCNSVEARMILRVILGLVDEGRISHIPRIS